The Drosophila innubila isolate TH190305 chromosome 3R unlocalized genomic scaffold, UK_Dinn_1.0 2_E_3R, whole genome shotgun sequence genome has a segment encoding these proteins:
- the LOC117790336 gene encoding developmentally-regulated GTP-binding protein 2 — protein MGILEKIAEIEREIARTQKNKATEYHLGLLKAKLAKYRSQLLEPSKKGEKGDGFDVLKSGDARVALIGFPSVGKSTMLSTLTKTESEAANYEFTTLTCIPGVIEYQGANIQLLDLPGIIEGAAQGKGRGRQVIAVARTADLVLMMLDATKPNVHRELLERELESVGIRLNKRKPNIYFKQKKGGGLSFNSTCSLTRCSEKMVQMILHSFKIFNAEVLFREDCTEDEFIDVVTANRVYLPCLYVYNKIDQIAIEEVDRLARQPHSIVVSCNMKLNLDYMLEALWESLQLIRVYTKKPGAPPDFDDGLILRKGVSVEHVCHAIHRTLAAQFKYALVWGTSTKYSPQRVGIAHVMADEDVIQVVKK, from the exons ATGGGCATTCTAGAGAAGATTGCTGAGATCGAGCGTGAAATCGCACGGACGCAAAAGAACAAAG CCACTGAGTACCATTTGGGATTGCTAAAGGCAAAGCTTGCCAAGTACCGCTCCCAGTTGCTGGAGCCCTCGAAGAAGGGGGAGAAGGGCGACGGATTCGATGTGCTGAAGAGCGGAGATGCGCGTGTCGCCCTCATTGGATTCCCCAGTGTGGGCAAGTCCACAATGTTGTCCACACTGACCAAAACTGAATCGGAGGCGG CGAACTACGAGTTCACCACGCTGACGTGCATTCCTGGTGTAATTGAGTACCAAGGAGCCAACATACAGCTGCTTGATCTGCCGGGTATCATCGAAGGTGCTGCCCAGGGCAAGGGTCGTGGTCGCCAGGTGATTGCCGTTGCCCGCACCGCCGACCTGGTGCTGATGATGCTGGACGCGACCAAGCCGAATGTACATCGGGAACTGCTGGAGCGGGAGCTGGAATCCGTGGGCATCCGTCTAAACAAACGCAAACCGAACATTTACTTCAAACAGAAAAAGGGAGGCGGTCTGAGCTTTAACTCAACCTGCTCCCTGACGCGCTGCAGTGAGAAGATGGTGCAGATGATCCTGCACTCGTTCAAGATCTTCAATGCGGAGGTGTTGTTCCGGGAGGACTGCACAGAGGATGAGTTCATTGACGTGGTCACCGCCAATCGCGTCTATCTGCCTTGCTTGTATGTGTATAATAAGATTGATCAGATCGCCATCGAGGAGGTTGATCGGCTGGCACGACAGCCACACTCTATTGTGGTCAGCTGCAACATGAAGCTGAATCTGGACTACATGCTGGAGGCGCTCTGGGAATCCCTTCAGTTGATCCGGGTGTACACCAAGAAGCCCGGTGCACCGCCAGACTTTGACGATGGCCTCATCTTGAGAAAG GGCGTCAGCGTGGAGCATGTGTGTCATGCCATCCATCGGACTCTGGCCGCCCAGTTTAAATACGCCCTGGTCTGGGGCACCTCAACGAAGTACTCGCCACAGCGTGTGGGCATCGCCCATGTGATGGCCGACGAGGATGTCATTCAGGTGGTCAAGAAGTAG
- the LOC117790337 gene encoding uncharacterized protein LOC117790337, whose amino-acid sequence MSAEEEKYTKFLNENGLLPRLHEILAQLVQMEPLPIDPLMEILHAVGCPLIPQAQMKALERKVSRAQDELRYLRRLLIDLGGQDDLYDSDSDEDEYVGHVGEMGAASLRTEEPIAQYVVDASIAIREDPISDYEDEQPCCSHSIHGNVKQR is encoded by the coding sequence ATGTCGGCAGAGGAGGAAAAGTACACAAAATTCCTAAACGAGAATGGTCTTTTGCCGAGGTTGCACGAGATATTGGCGCAACTAGTGCAAATGGAGCCGCTGCCAATAGATCCGCTGATGGAAATTCTGCACGCAGTCGGATGTCCCCTCATCCCGCAGGCACAGATGAAGGCGCTGGAACGCAAGGTGTCCCGGGCCCAGGACGAACTGCGCTACTTGCGACGTCTGCTCATCGACTTGGGCGGACAGGATGACCTGTACGACAGCGACTCCGACGAGGACGAGTACGTCGGACACGTTGGCGAAATGGGGGCTGCATCCCTGCGCACTGAAGAACCGATTGCCCAATATGTTGTGGATGCGTCCATTGCCATCAGAGAGGATCCCATCAGCGACTATGAGGATGAGCAGCCGTGCTGCAGTCACTCGATCCACGGCAACGTGAAACAGCGATAA
- the LOC117790335 gene encoding nuclear pore complex protein Nup58: MSFSFGTPTTNAGLGGAAAAPATGAFGFGARASTSAPPPAFGAATATSSLAGAASAVVGGAANSFSFAPAQVGAAPTLSFGSPATAAVAPTGAGLSLPAFGGAAAAPAFGAPAAAPTFGAPAATPAFGATATPAFGATAAAPGFGAPAATPAFGAPATTSAFGAPAAAPAFGAPAGASAFGAPLAAPAFSATTAAPPFGASAAAPGFGTATATVAPSFSFSTPATSAPTTAPPAFGATAMPGSTLGSGMGQFAFNKPQATTAASLNFNTTTTTATTQPFNASLRLGGNPLAPAATGGGGIFGKPLTTGAQPAAAPPAFVGLGGIDVSATQPKLGDNKQDGIKIKETQVPDEIVKTVDALKSHIKQQKTISSDIGRTSTSKLSNVSHEITNLRWVLQNVANSVDANNRQIKQLRSETAKAIQSLEMSQRTQDTPAGLQFENSAPFQYFQCLVAKYEEDLISFRQQIALTESHMHALANPQSISPDDLKRGFRQLNESFISLAGRLHELHQRVEEQKEHFLNLRRYRLRDATNVFASIDNPPVQLNEPQRISSGPTPFSNISAINTLNKSYAAATATTSNNAAASKSDRW; encoded by the exons ATGTCCTTTTCGTTCGGCACACCAACAACGAACGCCGGCCTGGGCGGCGCAGCTGCAGCGCCAGCAACAGGCGCCTTTGGTTTTGGCGCGCGAGCGTCAACAAGCGCACCGCCGCCGGCATTTGGAGCTGCAACGGCGACGTCGAGTCTCGCTGGTGCAGCGAGCGCTGTGGTGGGCGGAGCTGCAAACAGTTTTAGCTTTGCACCAGCTCAAGTTGGTGCGGCGCCCACGCTGAGTTTCGGTTCGCCAGCGACGGCTGCAGTGGCTCCAACGGGTGCTGGACTCTCGCTGCCGGCTTTTGGAGGTGCTGCAGCAGCTCCTGCCTTTGGAGCGCCCGCAGCAGCACCAACATTTGGTGCACCGGCAGCCACACCTGCTTTTGgagcgacagcgacgcctGCATTTGGCGCCACAGCTGCTGCACCGGGTTTCGGTGCTCCCGCAGCCACGCCTGCTTTTGGCGCTCCGGCAACAACCTCTGCTTTCGGAGCACCCGCAGCAGCTCCTGCCTTTGGAGCTCCGGCAGGTGCATCTGCTTTTGGCGCTCCCTTGGCGGCGCCTGCTTTTAGCGCCACAACAGCTGCCCCACCATTTGGTGCCTCGGCAGCAGCTCCGGGATTCGGCACGGCAACTGCCACAGTGGCGCCGTCCTTCAGCTTCTCAACTCCCGCCACGAGTGCACCGACAACAGCACCTCCAGCGTTTGGAGCAACAGCAATGCCTGGGTCAACACTGGGATCTGGAATGGGCCAATTTGCTTTTAACAAACCACAAGCTACAACGGCGGCCAGTTTGAACTTTAATACGACCACAACAACGGCCACGACGCAGCCTTTCAACGCGAGTCTGCGTCTGGGAGGGAATCCCTTAGCTCCAGCCGCCACAGGAGGCGGCGGCATCTTCGGCAAGCCACTGACAACAGGCGCACAACCGGCTGCAGCTCCGCCCGCCTTTGTTGGCCTCGGCGGCATTGATGTGAGTGCCACGCAACCCAAGCTGGGCGACAACAAGCAGGACGGCATAAAG ATCAAGGAAACGCAGGTGCCGGATGAAATAGTCAAGACCGTGGATGCCCTCAAGAGCCACATAAAGCAGCAGAAGACTATTTCCTCGGATATTGGACGCACCTCGACATCGAAGCTGAGCAACGTGAGTCACGAGATCACAAATCTGCGCTGGGTGCTGCAGAACGTGGCCAATTCGGTGGATGCCAACAATCGACAGATCAAGCAGCTGCGCAGTGAAACGGCCAAGGCTATACAATCCCTGGAGATGTCACAGCGTACCCAGGACACTCCGGCCGGACTTCAGTTTGAGAATAGTGCACCCTTCCAGTACTTTCAGTGCCTGGTGGCCAAATACGAGGAGGATCTGATATCGTTTCGCCAGCAAATCGCGCTCACCGAGAGCCACATGCATGCATTGGCCAATCCGCAGAGCATTTCGCCAGATGATCTGAAACGCGGCTTCCGACAGCTCAACGAATCCTTCATCTCGCTGGCTGGACGTCTGCATGAACTGCATCAGCGTGTGGAGGAGCAGAAGGAGCACTTTTTAAATCTGCGTCGCTATCGCCTGCGGGATGCGACCAACGTGTTCGCCAGCATCGACAATCCGCCCGTGCAGCTAAACGAACCCCAACGGATCAGCAGTGGTCCGACTCCCTTCTCCAACATCTCGGCCATCAACACGCTGAACAAGAGTTATGCCGCCGCCACGGCGACCACATCCAACAACGCGGCTGCATCCAAGTCGGACAGATGGTAA